A portion of the Oxynema aestuarii AP17 genome contains these proteins:
- a CDS encoding pentapeptide repeat-containing protein has product MKVPLNKGDLGGFSSQVPLNKGDLGGFSSQVPLNKGDLGGFSSQVPLNKGDLGGSSPRETTPTPSITRRILVLLLSFPFLLAASGRHVEQLRETKQCADCQLREARLGGAELNGANIAGSDLRRAHLRGAQLEGANLQNADARIADLRDTNLASANLVGGNFKQAQFAQAILFRANLSQTNLEETDFTGAQLGGANLSQGILTKAELQEADLEGANLDETVFLEANLSGANLKQASLQKADFSQANLEGANLEGADLRGANLETANLTRVYLKDTRIDAQTAIAAKWLLVRESLNSAIPQPDLRGADLAGANLKDIDWDNTDLAGVNLEGAYLFLAKLRQVNLVGGNLAGADLVYADLTGADLTEASLMAANLSHARLSGVMLQQGNLAGANLYRADLQGADLQGANLQGADLRGSDFTGAELTGANLSEVVFDADTKIAAKAWLVWDLLERGAGDRDLTGVDLAGAPLAGVNLEGVRLTRVNLAGADLTGANLEQANLFQADLREANLSGANLNGANLSEANLRDAILDGAMLDKAYLCGAILPNGTREVCE; this is encoded by the coding sequence TTGAAAGTCCCCCTTAATAAGGGGGATTTAGGGGGATTCTCCAGTCAAGTCCCCCTTAATAAGGGGGATTTAGGGGGATTCTCCAGTCAAGTCCCCCTTAATAAGGGGGATTTAGGGGGATTCTCCAGTCAAGTCCCCCTTAATAAGGGGGATTTAGGGGGATCCTCTCCACGGGAGACGACCCCAACCCCATCTATTACTCGGCGCATCTTAGTCCTCCTCCTCTCCTTCCCCTTCCTCCTCGCCGCCAGTGGACGACACGTAGAGCAACTGCGCGAAACTAAACAATGCGCGGACTGCCAACTGCGAGAGGCGCGCTTGGGTGGGGCCGAACTCAACGGCGCCAATATCGCAGGATCCGACTTGCGGCGGGCTCACTTGCGCGGGGCGCAATTAGAAGGGGCGAACTTGCAAAATGCCGACGCCCGGATTGCGGACTTGCGCGATACTAATCTCGCTAGCGCTAATTTAGTTGGGGGAAACTTCAAACAGGCGCAATTCGCCCAAGCGATTCTGTTTCGCGCCAATCTCAGCCAGACCAATTTAGAAGAAACCGATTTTACCGGGGCGCAACTCGGCGGCGCCAATCTCAGCCAGGGGATTTTAACAAAGGCGGAGTTACAAGAGGCAGATTTAGAAGGGGCGAATCTGGACGAGACTGTTTTTTTGGAAGCCAATTTAAGCGGGGCGAACCTCAAACAGGCGAGTTTGCAAAAGGCAGATTTTAGCCAAGCCAATTTAGAAGGGGCGAATCTGGAAGGGGCGGATTTGCGCGGGGCGAATTTGGAAACGGCAAATTTAACGCGGGTTTATTTAAAAGATACCCGGATCGACGCCCAAACGGCGATCGCCGCCAAATGGCTGTTAGTGCGCGAATCGCTCAACAGCGCCATTCCCCAACCGGATTTACGCGGGGCGGATTTAGCGGGCGCCAATTTAAAAGATATCGACTGGGACAATACGGATTTAGCAGGAGTCAATTTGGAGGGAGCTTATCTGTTTTTGGCGAAACTGCGTCAGGTCAATCTCGTGGGTGGCAATTTGGCGGGGGCGGATTTAGTTTATGCGGATTTGACCGGGGCGGATTTAACTGAGGCGTCGCTGATGGCGGCGAATTTAAGTCACGCGCGTTTATCGGGGGTGATGTTGCAGCAGGGGAATCTCGCCGGGGCGAATTTGTACCGGGCGGATTTGCAAGGGGCGGATTTGCAAGGGGCGAATTTACAAGGGGCGGACTTGCGTGGTAGCGATTTTACCGGGGCGGAGTTGACGGGGGCTAATTTAAGTGAGGTGGTGTTCGATGCGGATACGAAGATCGCCGCTAAAGCTTGGCTGGTCTGGGATTTGTTGGAACGCGGCGCGGGCGATCGCGATCTGACGGGGGTGGATTTAGCTGGGGCGCCGTTAGCTGGGGTCAACCTGGAAGGGGTGCGTCTGACTCGGGTCAATTTGGCGGGGGCGGATTTGACGGGGGCCAATTTAGAACAAGCCAATTTATTTCAAGCGGATTTAAGGGAGGCGAATTTAAGCGGGGCGAATTTAAATGGGGCGAATTTGAGCGAGGCTAATTTGCGCGATGCGATTTTAGACGGGGCAATGCTGGATAAGGCTTATCTATGCGGAGCAATACTGCCAAATGGAACGAGAGAAGTTTGTGAATAA